In Deinococcus sp. HSC-46F16, the following are encoded in one genomic region:
- a CDS encoding metallophosphoesterase, whose translation MRLAFLSDLHGNIHALTAVQRFLADSAVHGVVVVGDLVGYGASPGPVIDFVRREGWTAGLGSSDLRVALDLGGRSERHGVAEQVLTWTRGVLSPEQLDFLRRLPPGGRMMTPVGRVRYFHGSPHDPEERLDLMAPERDLEDLAETLGARVVVVGGTHVPFVRVVGDTTFVDPGSVGLSLNSEPGADVALVDCVGRKPRVTLHKVSYDYASSAFDVLAWKLPPVIADVIRTGRMG comes from the coding sequence TTGCGACTGGCTTTTCTCAGTGACCTGCACGGCAATATCCACGCGCTGACCGCCGTTCAGCGTTTTCTCGCGGACTCGGCGGTCCACGGGGTCGTGGTGGTGGGCGACCTCGTGGGCTACGGGGCCAGTCCGGGGCCGGTGATCGACTTCGTGCGGCGGGAAGGCTGGACGGCCGGACTGGGGTCGAGCGACCTGCGGGTGGCCCTCGACCTCGGCGGGCGCTCGGAGCGGCACGGGGTGGCCGAGCAGGTGCTGACCTGGACGCGGGGGGTGCTCTCGCCCGAGCAGCTCGACTTCCTGCGCCGATTGCCGCCGGGCGGCCGGATGATGACCCCGGTGGGCCGGGTGCGCTACTTCCACGGCAGCCCGCACGACCCCGAGGAGCGCCTCGACCTGATGGCCCCCGAGCGCGACCTCGAAGACCTCGCGGAGACGCTGGGGGCACGGGTGGTCGTGGTGGGGGGCACGCACGTGCCTTTCGTGCGGGTGGTGGGCGACACGACCTTCGTGGACCCCGGCTCGGTGGGCCTGAGCCTGAACTCGGAGCCGGGGGCCGACGTGGCCCTCGTGGACTGCGTGGGCCGCAAGCCGCGCGTGACCCTGCACAAGGTGAGCTACGACTACGCTTCTTCCGCCTTCGACGTGCTGGCCTGGAAGCTGCCGCCGGTGATCGCGGACGTGATCCGGACCGGGCGAATGGGCTAG
- the lnt gene encoding apolipoprotein N-acyltransferase, whose protein sequence is MLTRLPPPLTAALLGALLAACGLPLEWSFLAYVPLALLLMYAAQAPTSRALAGRVFWSGAAYSAVHLWWLTAFLGKLFQFAPAGVLAFALFALEGAFLAAMAWLAARLVRSPEARVWALAGGWVGLEWLRFLGPLAFPWPTLGYTLLPTPAIQIADLGGVVLGSVVVAATAAALVSFWWGRRAPLVLMSGVWLAALAYGVTRVPGQGPVQPMLVLRTDVDLFDRTVPEDALYQSSARLTAQSRRPGEVVAWSESAVRDPSLLPTVPANGLYGVSSYGVPRRNTVVAWNGTEVTGQTDKARPVPFGEYFPLYDTWPGLYRLIEAGTGFVLGPNLPPAERVMPLPLGGVLYGAYVCYDSVFPWVSRQLTRQGAELLVNVSNDGWYDGWGVQQHFMMGRVRAIETRRWVVRSVNRGIAGSVDDLGRPRQTLSRGEGVVHVQPRRLEGQTVYTRFGDLPVLLLAALMVGYGLWLDRSYRNPSTTSSRSSSGSST, encoded by the coding sequence GTGCTCACCCGGCTCCCGCCCCCGCTCACCGCCGCCCTGCTCGGGGCGCTCCTCGCCGCCTGCGGGCTGCCGCTGGAGTGGAGCTTCCTCGCCTACGTTCCCCTCGCCCTCCTGCTGATGTACGCGGCCCAGGCCCCCACCTCGCGGGCGCTGGCAGGCCGGGTCTTCTGGTCGGGGGCGGCCTACAGCGCAGTGCACCTGTGGTGGCTGACGGCCTTCCTGGGCAAGCTCTTTCAGTTTGCCCCGGCGGGCGTCCTCGCCTTCGCCCTCTTCGCGCTGGAGGGAGCCTTCCTCGCGGCCATGGCCTGGCTCGCCGCCCGGCTGGTGCGCTCGCCCGAAGCGCGGGTCTGGGCGCTCGCGGGCGGCTGGGTCGGGCTGGAGTGGCTGCGCTTCTTGGGACCGCTCGCCTTTCCGTGGCCGACCCTGGGCTACACGCTGCTCCCCACCCCCGCCATCCAGATCGCGGACCTCGGCGGAGTGGTGCTGGGCAGCGTGGTCGTGGCCGCGACCGCCGCCGCGCTCGTCAGTTTCTGGTGGGGGAGACGGGCGCCCCTGGTGCTGATGTCGGGGGTCTGGCTCGCCGCCCTCGCCTACGGGGTCACCCGCGTGCCAGGCCAGGGACCCGTGCAGCCCATGCTGGTGCTGCGCACCGACGTGGACCTGTTTGACCGCACCGTGCCGGAAGACGCCCTGTATCAGTCGTCCGCCCGCCTGACTGCGCAGAGCCGCCGCCCCGGCGAGGTCGTCGCCTGGAGCGAGAGCGCGGTGCGCGACCCCAGCCTGCTGCCCACCGTCCCCGCGAATGGCCTGTACGGGGTGAGTTCCTACGGGGTGCCCCGGCGCAACACGGTCGTCGCCTGGAACGGCACGGAGGTCACCGGCCAGACCGACAAGGCCCGCCCGGTCCCCTTCGGCGAGTATTTCCCGCTGTACGACACCTGGCCGGGCCTCTACCGGCTCATCGAGGCGGGCACCGGCTTCGTCCTCGGCCCCAACCTGCCCCCTGCCGAGCGGGTGATGCCCCTGCCGCTGGGGGGCGTGCTGTACGGCGCCTATGTCTGCTACGACTCCGTGTTCCCCTGGGTCAGCCGCCAGCTCACCCGGCAAGGCGCGGAACTGCTCGTCAACGTCAGCAACGACGGCTGGTACGACGGCTGGGGCGTGCAGCAGCACTTCATGATGGGCCGGGTCCGCGCCATCGAGACGCGGCGCTGGGTGGTCCGCAGCGTGAACCGCGGGATCGCGGGCTCGGTTGACGACCTCGGCCGCCCCCGGCAGACGCTCTCGCGTGGGGAGGGCGTGGTCCATGTCCAGCCCCGCCGCCTGGAAGGGCAGACGGTCTATACCCGCTTCGGCGACCTGCCCGTCCTGCTGCTCGCCGCGTTGATGGTGGGGTATGGCCTCTGGCTGGACCGCTCCTACCGGAACCCTTCCACCACGTCGTCGAGATCGTCCTCCGGCAGCTCGACATAA
- a CDS encoding tyrosine-type recombinase/integrase — protein sequence MSGDLLPYVGDRLSQARSFSGLTDEALRVRAVTAARDKAFGDLWALTLAYLTTDTSGGVRLSPHTLRAYRKGVEVLITHATEHGWNLLHPGRREPGLYVAGLVQSGLKPATVQARVAAASALYRALRWAGATDADPFADVKRPKDRTKGIVKNPPYRPDFVQALLAEADPHERVLLLLLTHAGLRIAEALGVDWAHVDLERRRLLVAHGKGDKARRVPLSARLREALEGVRPAVPNGPVLPWRAYSTAYTRLQKLALKCGREHEFRGFHAGRKYAGTQLYAATRDFTRVAGFLGHEQVDTTRRYVELPEDDLDDVVEGFR from the coding sequence ATGTCCGGCGACCTGCTTCCCTACGTTGGCGACCGTCTCTCGCAGGCCCGAAGTTTCAGCGGTCTGACCGACGAGGCGCTGCGGGTCCGGGCAGTGACGGCGGCGCGGGACAAGGCGTTCGGAGACCTGTGGGCGCTCACGCTCGCTTACCTGACGACCGACACCAGCGGCGGCGTGCGCCTCAGCCCACATACGCTGCGGGCCTATCGCAAAGGCGTCGAGGTGCTGATCACCCACGCCACCGAGCACGGCTGGAACCTGCTGCACCCCGGTCGGCGTGAGCCGGGATTGTACGTCGCGGGCTTGGTGCAGTCGGGCCTCAAACCCGCGACCGTGCAGGCGCGGGTGGCGGCGGCCTCGGCCCTGTACCGGGCGCTGCGCTGGGCTGGGGCGACCGATGCCGACCCCTTCGCGGACGTGAAGCGCCCCAAGGACCGCACCAAGGGCATCGTGAAAAACCCGCCCTACCGCCCCGACTTCGTGCAGGCGCTGCTGGCGGAAGCCGACCCCCACGAGCGCGTCTTGCTGCTGCTGCTCACCCACGCGGGCCTGCGAATTGCGGAGGCGCTGGGCGTGGACTGGGCGCATGTGGACCTGGAGCGCCGCCGCCTGCTCGTGGCCCACGGCAAGGGGGACAAGGCGAGGCGGGTCCCGCTGAGTGCCCGGCTGCGGGAGGCGCTGGAGGGGGTGCGCCCGGCCGTGCCGAATGGTCCCGTCCTTCCCTGGCGGGCCTACTCGACGGCGTATACCCGTCTCCAGAAGCTTGCCCTGAAATGTGGCCGGGAACACGAGTTCCGGGGTTTTCATGCCGGGCGGAAGTATGCGGGAACGCAACTCTATGCAGCCACACGGGATTTCACGCGGGTGGCGGGCTTTCTGGGGCACGAGCAGGTGGACACCACTCGGCGTTATGTCGAGCTGCCGGAGGACGATCTCGACGACGTGGTGGAAGGGTTCCGGTAG
- a CDS encoding diacylglycerol kinase family protein: protein MTGQTPPPAPTPDSGPDPVTGLTRLANKRVLVVFNPRSGQGESTLPEFLTGLRAGGAEITERQLQPDTQMAEYVEDLTDFDLLVGAGGDGTVSSLAYAARYKDVPMLAYPAGTANLIAQNLDLPRDPVQLAAIVADGHTVRVDLGEIEVGGETSGFAMLAGAGADAAMIRDSEDLKERFGAMAYVMSAMKQLNPKKTTFHLVIDGEPRTFEGIGVMVANFGMANYRLPITSDISPSDGKFTVVLMKAGNILRLVPNLIDSVLVKMNLSDPVFSGNLETLEAKSVTVDADEPFPLQYDGELHVETTPFTARILPGAIQFLTPIRKTELDT from the coding sequence ATGACCGGTCAAACGCCCCCCCCAGCCCCCACCCCCGACTCCGGCCCCGACCCCGTGACCGGCCTGACCCGTTTGGCCAACAAGCGTGTCCTCGTGGTCTTCAATCCCCGCAGCGGCCAGGGCGAGAGCACCCTCCCCGAGTTCCTGACCGGGCTGCGGGCCGGGGGGGCCGAGATCACCGAGCGGCAGCTCCAGCCCGATACCCAGATGGCCGAGTACGTCGAGGACCTCACGGACTTCGACCTGCTCGTCGGGGCGGGGGGCGACGGCACGGTGAGCAGCCTCGCCTACGCCGCCCGCTACAAGGACGTGCCCATGCTGGCCTACCCGGCCGGGACCGCCAACCTGATCGCGCAGAACCTCGACCTGCCGCGCGACCCGGTGCAACTCGCCGCCATCGTCGCGGACGGCCACACCGTGCGGGTGGACCTCGGGGAGATCGAGGTGGGGGGGGAGACAAGCGGGTTTGCGATGCTCGCCGGAGCGGGAGCCGACGCGGCCATGATCCGCGACTCGGAAGACCTCAAGGAGCGCTTCGGGGCGATGGCCTACGTCATGAGCGCGATGAAGCAGCTTAACCCCAAGAAGACCACCTTTCACCTCGTGATCGACGGCGAACCGCGCACCTTCGAGGGCATCGGCGTGATGGTTGCCAACTTCGGCATGGCGAACTACCGCCTGCCCATCACCTCGGACATCAGCCCCTCGGACGGCAAATTCACGGTCGTGTTGATGAAGGCCGGGAACATCCTGCGGCTGGTCCCGAACCTGATCGACTCGGTGCTGGTCAAGATGAACCTCTCGGACCCAGTCTTTTCCGGCAACCTCGAAACGCTGGAAGCCAAGTCGGTCACGGTGGACGCCGACGAACCCTTCCCGCTGCAATACGACGGCGAGCTGCACGTGGAGACGACGCCCTTTACCGCCCGGATTCTGCCCGGCGCGATTCAGTTCCTGACGCCGATTCGGAAAACGGAACTGGACACCTGA
- a CDS encoding IPT/TIG domain-containing protein, whose product MVRVFFASLLFAGALASCAPREQAVVGVTVTPVLVKLSEPAARGGTLTIQGRYLGGPQTGRVRLGASETGEGGYLFPAASVRSWTDSEIVLTVPADAPTGGSWLFVEVAGKRSTGLPYSVRP is encoded by the coding sequence ATGGTGCGTGTCTTCTTTGCTTCTTTACTGTTCGCCGGAGCCCTGGCCTCGTGCGCCCCCCGTGAGCAGGCGGTGGTGGGTGTCACCGTGACCCCGGTCCTCGTCAAGCTCTCGGAACCCGCCGCGCGGGGCGGCACCCTGACCATTCAGGGCCGCTACCTCGGCGGCCCGCAGACCGGGCGGGTGCGCCTCGGCGCCAGCGAGACCGGCGAAGGCGGCTACCTCTTCCCTGCCGCCAGCGTGCGCTCGTGGACCGACAGCGAGATCGTGCTGACGGTCCCGGCTGACGCGCCGACGGGCGGCTCGTGGCTCTTCGTGGAGGTGGCCGGGAAGCGCTCGACGGGGCTGCCGTACAGCGTCCGGCCGTAA
- the hisS gene encoding histidine--tRNA ligase: protein MALQRPKGTQDHLPDGSPKLSRDIQASAFAHVQDTARRVLERSGASLIATPLFEEAELVKRGVGGSTDIVRKEMFTVYYFGDHGGYVLRPEGTAGIVRAYLQNGLKQLPAPLKLWTHGPMFRAENVQKGRLRQFHQVDYEVLGSTDPLVDAEAIWLMWEVVRELGLTGVRVKLGSIGDPADREAYNAYLRELFGAHVDRLSDDSKDRLERNPMRILDSKSAGDQALIRELGVKPMLDFLGKEARAHFGSVQGYLREWGVPFDLDPSIVRGLDYYRRTAWELHHEGVGAKSALGGGGRYDGLAAQLGGPEVPGIGWAFGIERLLLALEAEGVALPPTPGPLLYLAAMDEENVGLAARLALEGRSRGRVEFAYRAMKPGNAFREADRRRALSAAVIGSDEAARGVLNIKTLGTGETREVPLAELTTFLNDLSRHAGEQA from the coding sequence ATGGCGTTACAGCGCCCCAAGGGCACCCAGGACCACCTCCCGGACGGCAGTCCGAAACTTTCGCGGGACATTCAGGCGTCGGCCTTCGCCCACGTACAGGACACCGCCCGGCGCGTGCTGGAGCGCTCGGGCGCCTCGTTGATCGCCACGCCCCTCTTCGAGGAAGCCGAACTCGTGAAGCGTGGGGTGGGCGGCTCGACCGACATCGTCCGCAAGGAGATGTTCACGGTCTACTACTTCGGCGACCACGGCGGCTACGTGCTGCGGCCCGAGGGCACGGCGGGCATCGTGCGGGCGTACCTGCAAAACGGCCTCAAGCAGTTGCCCGCGCCCCTCAAGCTGTGGACCCACGGCCCGATGTTCCGCGCCGAGAACGTACAGAAGGGCCGCCTGCGGCAGTTCCACCAGGTCGACTACGAGGTGCTGGGCAGCACGGACCCCCTGGTCGACGCCGAGGCGATCTGGCTGATGTGGGAGGTCGTGCGCGAGCTGGGGCTGACGGGCGTGCGGGTGAAGCTGGGGTCCATCGGTGACCCGGCCGACCGCGAGGCGTACAACGCCTATCTGCGGGAGCTGTTCGGAGCCCACGTGGACCGCCTCTCCGACGACTCGAAGGACCGTCTGGAGCGCAACCCCATGCGGATTCTGGATTCCAAGAGCGCGGGGGATCAGGCGCTGATCCGCGAACTCGGTGTGAAACCGATGTTGGACTTCCTGGGCAAGGAGGCGCGGGCGCACTTCGGGTCGGTACAGGGCTACCTGCGTGAGTGGGGCGTTCCCTTCGACCTCGACCCCTCCATCGTGCGCGGGCTGGACTACTACCGCCGCACCGCCTGGGAACTGCACCACGAGGGCGTGGGGGCGAAGTCTGCGCTGGGCGGGGGCGGGCGCTACGACGGCCTCGCGGCGCAGCTCGGCGGGCCGGAGGTGCCGGGCATCGGCTGGGCCTTCGGCATCGAGCGGCTGCTGCTGGCGCTGGAGGCGGAGGGGGTGGCCCTCCCGCCCACGCCGGGGCCGCTGCTCTACCTCGCCGCGATGGACGAGGAGAATGTGGGCCTCGCGGCGCGGCTGGCGCTGGAGGGCCGTTCCAGAGGCCGGGTGGAGTTCGCCTACCGGGCGATGAAGCCGGGCAATGCCTTCCGCGAGGCGGACCGTCGCCGTGCCCTCTCGGCGGCCGTGATTGGCAGCGACGAGGCGGCGCGGGGCGTGCTGAACATCAAGACGCTGGGCACGGGCGAGACGCGGGAAGTGCCGCTGGCCGAGCTGACCACCTTTCTGAACGACCTTTCGCGGCACGCAGGAGAACAAGCATGA
- the aspS gene encoding aspartate--tRNA ligase, with product MKRTGYIGELNGTHLGTEVTLQGWAGRRRDLGGLIFIELRDRSGVVQVQVEPDSPAFAQADTVRSEDVLEVRGLFRERPEGQRKGGLADYEVVASGVRVLSRAKTPPFELDKGGEVAEDIRLKYRYLDLRRPEMTRNLLLRSKAVAAVTAFLDREGFVNVETPMLTKSTPEGARDFLVPSRLNPGEFYALPQSPQLFKQLLMIAGVDRYYQLARCFRDEDLRADRQPDFTQLDMEMSFVEQGDVLEVQEQLLAHVFREVLGEELPLPFPRLSYQEAMDRYGSDKPDLRFDHAFVDVTDLFAGGGFQAFASAGAVKVLTAPELTRKQIDELERVAKQNGAKGLAWLRREGEGFTGGISKFVSPEVAAALLERTGVTAGGTLLFAAGEWKAAVTALGAVRLALRDLFDLAASGPKFHVSWVVDFPQLEWDEDAGRWTYMHHPFTAPHPEDVALFGTERQGEIRAQAYDLVLNGYEVGGGSIRIHDPEVQAQMFAAIGFSEEQAREQFGFFMDALGYGTPPHGGIAWGFDRLVMVMAGASSIREVIAFPKNNRGADLMAQAPAPVSPTQLAEVGVQVAVQEE from the coding sequence ATGAAACGCACGGGCTATATCGGCGAACTGAACGGGACACATCTGGGCACAGAAGTCACCCTGCAAGGCTGGGCGGGCCGCCGCCGCGACCTCGGCGGGCTGATCTTTATCGAGCTGCGCGACCGCTCCGGGGTGGTGCAGGTGCAGGTCGAGCCGGACTCGCCCGCCTTCGCTCAGGCCGACACGGTGCGCTCGGAGGACGTGCTGGAGGTGCGGGGCCTCTTCCGCGAGCGCCCCGAGGGCCAGCGCAAGGGCGGGCTGGCCGACTACGAGGTCGTGGCGTCCGGGGTGCGGGTGCTGAGCCGGGCCAAGACGCCTCCCTTCGAGCTGGACAAGGGTGGTGAGGTCGCCGAGGACATCCGGCTGAAGTACCGCTACCTCGACCTGCGGCGCCCCGAGATGACCCGCAACCTGCTGCTGCGCTCGAAGGCGGTGGCGGCGGTGACGGCGTTCCTCGACCGCGAGGGCTTCGTGAACGTGGAAACGCCGATGCTCACGAAATCCACGCCGGAGGGTGCGCGTGACTTCCTGGTGCCCTCGCGCCTGAATCCCGGCGAGTTCTACGCGCTGCCGCAGTCGCCGCAACTGTTCAAGCAACTGCTGATGATTGCGGGGGTGGACCGCTACTATCAGCTCGCCCGCTGCTTCCGCGACGAGGACCTCCGCGCCGACCGCCAGCCCGACTTCACCCAGCTCGACATGGAGATGAGCTTCGTGGAGCAAGGCGACGTGCTGGAGGTGCAGGAGCAGCTCCTGGCCCACGTCTTCCGCGAGGTCCTGGGCGAGGAGTTGCCTCTCCCCTTTCCCCGTCTCTCCTACCAGGAGGCGATGGACCGCTACGGCTCGGACAAGCCGGACCTGCGCTTTGACCACGCGTTCGTGGACGTGACCGACCTGTTCGCGGGCGGGGGCTTCCAGGCCTTCGCGTCGGCGGGAGCGGTCAAGGTGCTCACGGCGCCCGAGTTGACCCGCAAGCAGATCGACGAGCTGGAGCGGGTCGCCAAGCAGAACGGGGCCAAGGGGCTGGCCTGGCTGCGGCGCGAGGGCGAGGGGTTCACGGGCGGGATCTCCAAGTTCGTCTCGCCGGAGGTCGCGGCCGCGCTGCTGGAACGCACGGGCGTGACGGCGGGCGGCACCCTGCTGTTCGCGGCGGGCGAGTGGAAGGCGGCGGTCACCGCGCTGGGGGCGGTGCGTCTCGCGCTGCGCGACCTCTTCGACCTCGCGGCGAGCGGGCCGAAGTTCCACGTCTCCTGGGTGGTGGACTTCCCGCAGCTCGAATGGGACGAGGATGCTGGACGCTGGACCTACATGCATCACCCCTTCACGGCCCCACACCCGGAGGACGTGGCCCTCTTCGGCACCGAGCGGCAGGGCGAGATTCGTGCCCAGGCCTACGACCTCGTGTTGAACGGCTACGAGGTGGGCGGCGGGTCCATCCGCATCCACGATCCGGAGGTGCAGGCGCAGATGTTCGCGGCGATCGGTTTCTCGGAGGAGCAGGCCCGCGAGCAGTTCGGCTTCTTCATGGACGCGCTCGGCTACGGCACGCCCCCGCACGGCGGCATCGCCTGGGGCTTCGACCGCCTCGTGATGGTGATGGCCGGGGCGTCCAGCATCCGCGAGGTGATCGCCTTCCCCAAAAACAACCGTGGCGCGGACCTGATGGCGCAAGCCCCGGCCCCGGTCTCCCCTACCCAGCTCGCGGAGGTGGGGGTGCAGGTGGCGGTTCAGGAGGAATAA
- a CDS encoding histidine phosphatase family protein — MPADRLFLVRHGQTASNVTQTLGASHDDPLDAVGEEQARAVAAHLAGLKLSAPAVYASPFRRAQQTAQAIADALGVPMTVLPGIQEIEVGPQWHGRPYAHLVSHAHELDLPGGAFGFAGGETLDGVAGRFLAALEVPLTAPGTPIVVSHGGALTAVLARLLGLEIRALWQDQRYAHANTAVTELRREAQTWRAVRLADQTHVSAAPSK, encoded by the coding sequence ATGCCCGCCGACCGCCTGTTTCTCGTCCGCCACGGCCAGACCGCCAGCAACGTCACCCAGACCCTCGGCGCGAGCCACGATGACCCCCTCGACGCCGTGGGAGAGGAGCAGGCGCGGGCGGTGGCGGCCCACCTTGCAGGTCTGAAGCTCAGCGCTCCCGCCGTCTACGCCAGCCCCTTTCGGCGGGCTCAGCAGACGGCGCAGGCCATCGCGGACGCTCTGGGTGTCCCCATGACCGTGCTGCCCGGCATTCAGGAAATCGAGGTCGGTCCGCAGTGGCACGGCCGTCCGTATGCCCACCTCGTCAGTCACGCCCATGAGCTCGATCTGCCCGGTGGGGCCTTCGGCTTCGCGGGGGGTGAGACGCTGGACGGGGTGGCCGGGCGCTTTCTCGCCGCACTGGAGGTTCCCCTAACCGCTCCCGGTACCCCCATCGTCGTCTCCCACGGCGGAGCGCTCACGGCGGTCCTCGCCCGTCTGCTCGGGCTGGAGATTCGGGCGCTATGGCAGGACCAACGGTATGCCCACGCCAACACTGCGGTAACCGAGCTGCGCCGCGAGGCCCAGACCTGGCGTGCAGTTCGTCTCGCTGATCAAACGCATGTTTCTGCTGCTCCGAGCAAATAA
- a CDS encoding spheroidene monooxygenase, whose product MVPSPLVTLTVNRYSPRGAWRGWTRMGRDPLHLRRVPGLTFFRLMGTGRGDDLTLGADFRRWARLAVWTDEASFREFEASPWRERDRAHLTESGTLLLRPLRSKGQWGGREPFGSPTADAPTGPLAVLTRAAIRPTRMRAFWSAVPASQDGLHAHPGLLLTLGLGDIPLLSQATFSVWRDAASVKAYAYAGAGHREAITRTRRDGWYSEELFARFEVLAAEGDGLGLSFPPR is encoded by the coding sequence GTGGTCCCTTCCCCCCTCGTCACCCTCACGGTCAACCGCTACTCCCCGCGTGGGGCGTGGCGCGGCTGGACCCGGATGGGTCGCGACCCCCTCCACCTGCGCCGGGTGCCCGGCCTGACCTTCTTCCGCCTCATGGGGACGGGCCGGGGCGACGACCTCACCCTGGGGGCGGACTTCCGCCGCTGGGCGCGGCTGGCGGTGTGGACGGACGAGGCGTCCTTTCGGGAGTTCGAGGCGTCCCCGTGGCGTGAGCGGGACCGGGCGCACCTGACAGAGAGCGGCACCCTCCTCCTGCGCCCGCTGCGGTCAAAGGGACAATGGGGGGGCCGCGAACCCTTCGGTTCTCCCACTGCCGACGCCCCCACCGGCCCCCTCGCTGTCCTCACCCGCGCGGCGATCCGCCCAACCCGGATGCGGGCCTTCTGGTCCGCCGTGCCCGCCTCCCAGGACGGGCTGCACGCCCACCCCGGCCTCCTCCTGACCTTGGGTCTGGGGGACATTCCCCTGCTCTCCCAGGCCACCTTCAGCGTGTGGCGGGACGCCGCGAGCGTGAAAGCTTATGCCTACGCGGGCGCTGGACACCGCGAGGCCATCACCCGCACCCGGCGGGACGGCTGGTACTCGGAGGAACTCTTCGCCCGCTTCGAGGTCCTCGCCGCCGAGGGCGACGGGCTGGGGCTGAGCTTCCCACCCCGCTAG
- the uvrC gene encoding excinuclease ABC subunit UvrC — translation MHLDDLPVLPASPGVYIFRKGGTPIYIGKAVNLKARVVQHFKAGGKSGKFTALADTLEFITARNEVEALVLEANLIKQHRPHYNVLLKDDKHYPFLKLTNEEFPMLVVTRRVLKDGASYYGPYPDASAVRRVKHLIDTMFPLRKNSGLPLQKKPRPCLNYHMGRCLGPCVDAADPGEYRRVVEDVQALLEGRAAPVLARLREDMKVAARAQDFEQAARVRDRVNAVEKLFGTEQHAFVSEETDLDFLGVAQAGEYAMVQLFRMRGGRVVGRDKRFLTDAEGGGDLGEILGAFVQDYYAQATHVPPLILLPAEYEDAPAWSALLSERAGRRVEMRTPKRGDKVDLVDMAQRNAQTGLESELALLERRGDHPGLDALREVLALPERPWRIEGYDNSNLFGTNIVSGMVVFEGGRSRRGEHRRFKVRGLEQPDDYAAMNQTITRRFTGSLSDKLPLPDLILIDGGRGQVNAALDALRAADVRVPVVGLAKREERIILPGRYGAQWWLESGTEVGVDRELLLPHTHPALRVLIGVRDEVHNYAVTYHRKLRGEGMLQSVFDDLPGIGQKRRDALLEHFTSLEDLASAPVEQIARVPGMSLRAAQSVKDFLQARAANGTPA, via the coding sequence GTGCATCTCGACGACCTGCCCGTGCTGCCCGCCTCGCCCGGCGTGTACATCTTCCGCAAGGGGGGCACGCCCATCTATATCGGCAAGGCGGTGAATTTGAAGGCACGGGTGGTGCAGCACTTCAAGGCCGGGGGCAAGAGCGGCAAGTTCACGGCGCTGGCGGACACGCTGGAATTCATCACGGCGCGGAACGAGGTGGAAGCGCTGGTGCTGGAGGCCAACCTCATCAAGCAGCACCGCCCGCACTACAACGTGCTGCTCAAGGACGACAAGCACTACCCGTTCCTGAAGCTGACGAACGAGGAGTTCCCCATGCTGGTCGTCACCCGGCGGGTCCTCAAGGATGGGGCGAGCTATTACGGGCCGTACCCGGACGCCTCCGCCGTGCGGCGGGTCAAGCACCTGATCGACACGATGTTTCCGCTGCGGAAGAACTCGGGATTGCCCCTCCAGAAAAAGCCCCGGCCCTGCCTGAACTACCACATGGGCCGCTGCCTGGGGCCGTGCGTGGACGCGGCGGACCCCGGCGAGTACCGGCGGGTCGTGGAGGACGTGCAGGCGCTGCTGGAGGGCCGCGCGGCCCCGGTGCTGGCCCGGCTGCGCGAGGACATGAAGGTCGCGGCGCGGGCGCAGGATTTCGAGCAGGCGGCGCGGGTGCGCGACCGGGTGAACGCGGTCGAGAAGCTGTTCGGCACCGAGCAGCACGCCTTCGTCTCGGAGGAGACGGACCTCGACTTCCTGGGGGTCGCGCAGGCGGGCGAGTACGCGATGGTGCAACTGTTCCGGATGCGCGGCGGGCGGGTGGTGGGGCGCGACAAGCGCTTCCTGACCGACGCGGAGGGGGGCGGCGACCTCGGGGAGATTCTGGGGGCCTTCGTGCAGGACTACTACGCGCAGGCCACCCATGTGCCGCCACTGATTCTGCTGCCCGCCGAATACGAGGACGCGCCCGCGTGGAGTGCGCTGCTCAGCGAGCGGGCGGGGCGCCGGGTCGAGATGCGGACGCCCAAGCGCGGGGACAAGGTGGACCTGGTGGACATGGCGCAGCGCAACGCGCAGACCGGGCTGGAATCCGAACTCGCGCTGCTGGAGCGCCGGGGCGACCATCCGGGGCTGGACGCGCTGCGCGAGGTGCTCGCGCTGCCCGAGCGGCCCTGGCGCATCGAGGGCTACGACAACTCCAACCTGTTTGGCACGAACATCGTCTCGGGCATGGTGGTCTTCGAGGGCGGGCGGTCGCGCCGGGGCGAGCACCGCCGCTTCAAGGTGCGGGGGCTGGAGCAGCCCGACGACTATGCGGCGATGAACCAGACGATCACGCGGCGGTTTACCGGGTCGCTCTCGGACAAGCTGCCGCTGCCGGACCTGATCCTGATCGACGGGGGGCGCGGGCAGGTGAACGCGGCGCTGGACGCTTTGCGGGCGGCCGACGTGCGGGTGCCGGTGGTGGGCCTCGCCAAGCGGGAGGAGCGGATCATCCTGCCGGGGCGGTACGGGGCGCAGTGGTGGCTGGAGTCAGGGACCGAAGTCGGGGTGGACCGCGAGCTGCTGCTGCCGCACACCCACCCGGCGCTGCGGGTCTTGATCGGCGTGCGCGACGAGGTCCACAACTACGCCGTGACGTACCACCGCAAGCTGCGCGGGGAGGGGATGCTCCAGTCGGTCTTCGACGACCTGCCGG